From the genome of Streptacidiphilus sp. PB12-B1b:
GCCGGGCCAGCGGGGCGATCTGCGTGGTGGCCCAGCGGAACACCGCCTGCCCCTGCTGGGTGATGGTCGGATCCCAGCCGTCGATGCGCACGGCGTCGCCCTTGGACGGGTCGGAGCCCCAGACCACCGGCCCGATGCCCGGCTGCTCGGCGCCGCCGACCGCCTCGACCACGGCCGCGCCCGCGCCGTCGCCGAAGATCACACAGGTGCTGCGGTCGGTCCAGTCCAGGACGTCGGACATCCGCTCCGCGCCGATCACCAGCGCCCGGGTGGCCGCGCCCGCGCGGATCGCGTGGTCGGCGGTGGCCAGCGCGTAGGAGAAGCCCGAGCAGACCGTATTGATGTCGTACGCCGCCGGCGCGGCGATCCCGAGCCGGGCCGCGACCTGCGCGGCGGTGTTCGGGCTGCGGTCGATCGCGGTGCAGGTGGCCACGGCGACCAGGTCGATCGTGGACGCGTCCAGGCCGCTCGCGGCCAGCGCCTTCTCAGCGGCGAGGAACGCCAGGTCGGAGACGGTCTCGGATTCGGCGATGTGCCGCGTGCGGATGCCCACCCGGCTGCGGATCCACTCGTCGTCGGTGTCGACCAGCTGCGCCAGGTCGGCATTGGTGAGGACCTTGGGCGGCTGGTAGTGCCCGAGCGCGACGATACGAGAACCGGTCATGCCCCCACTCAAGCCGGTTACCGGCCGGTCCATAGGCATGACCAGGGACAGTTTCCGACGGGCGATGCTGTAGGGGCCTGACAACCGCCAACGGGCGGCTGGGGCCTGACCGCTTCCCCTCAGCCAACTCTCACCTCGGACGCCCGTTCGGGCATCGTGCGGCCATCGGAGCCCGCCCGCAGCCCGATCCGCCGACCGCGTCCGGAGGCTCAGGCCGCGAGCGCGGCGGCGTCGCCCATCACTATGACCGGGTGCTCGGCCGGGTCGAGTTCCTTGAGCAGCGCCACCATGTCCGCCTGCGGAATGCTGATGCAGCCGTGCGTGGGGCCGCCGTGGTCGACGTGCACCCAGATCCCGCCGCCCTTGGACGCGCCCATGGGCCGCGCCGCCGACAGCGGGGAGGTGCCCGGCACGTGGTTGTAGTTGATGGCGACGACGTAGTTGAAGGCGTCGGCGAGCGACTCGCCCTCGAAACCGGTGCTGAGGTCCTTGAACTCCGAGGACTGGAGGTACGGCAGCTTGGTCCCCGGATTGGCGTAGAGGCCGCCGGCGTCGGTGAGGGTGTAGACGCCGATCGGGCTGTGCAGGTCGCCCTCGTGGTGGTCGGTGGTCCAGCCGTCCAGGGCATTGTGCCCGGCCCAGACTGCGCCCGGCAGCCACCGCCCGGCGGCGGTGCGGGTGTACAGCACGACCGTGACGGTGTTGGTGGTCGCCGATCCGCCCCGGGCCAGCAGCACCTGCCCGGCGCCGGCCGGGATCTTCGCCCGGAACGACGCGCCCAGCCCCGGCAACTGCGCCAGGCCCGGAGCGGGCTTGGGCGCGGCGGGCCTGCTGGGCGCGGACGCGGGCCGGGACGCGGCAGCCGGCTTGGCGCCGACCGGCGGGATGCCGTCCGCGCTGGTCCGACCGGCG
Proteins encoded in this window:
- a CDS encoding beta-ketoacyl-ACP synthase III, whose protein sequence is MTGSRIVALGHYQPPKVLTNADLAQLVDTDDEWIRSRVGIRTRHIAESETVSDLAFLAAEKALAASGLDASTIDLVAVATCTAIDRSPNTAAQVAARLGIAAPAAYDINTVCSGFSYALATADHAIRAGAATRALVIGAERMSDVLDWTDRSTCVIFGDGAGAAVVEAVGGAEQPGIGPVVWGSDPSKGDAVRIDGWDPTITQQGQAVFRWATTQIAPLARLACEKAGITPAELAGFVPHQANLRIIDAIAAKIGAPNAVIARDVVDSGNTSAASIPLALSKLVERGELASGAPVLLLGFGGGLAYAGQVVRCP
- a CDS encoding L,D-transpeptidase family protein, which codes for MPSHPPSSTPRGSGRRRRPGGDGDARGLRGDGGYGGFDAHDAGADGTAAAGPSGGVGSAGFPTSRLQARAASRAQSRRKRRVRNGVLGVGSIAALSVLAVAGLLPGPTSAGRTSADGIPPVGAKPAAASRPASAPSRPAAPKPAPGLAQLPGLGASFRAKIPAGAGQVLLARGGSATTNTVTVVLYTRTAAGRWLPGAVWAGHNALDGWTTDHHEGDLHSPIGVYTLTDAGGLYANPGTKLPYLQSSEFKDLSTGFEGESLADAFNYVVAINYNHVPGTSPLSAARPMGASKGGGIWVHVDHGGPTHGCISIPQADMVALLKELDPAEHPVIVMGDAAALAA